One stretch of Paraburkholderia fungorum DNA includes these proteins:
- a CDS encoding cytochrome b, protein MALNPSFGGRESYTRTAIAFHWLIALLIVCGFALGWVMTDIPGFTPTKLRYFSWHKWIGVTVFALAILRILWRATHTAPPMPRRMPMWQRGAAHLVHLLLYVLMVAIPASGYLYSSAANVPVVYLGLIPLPRLIAPDPHLKELLKTVHITLNYTLLVLVALHVLAALKHQWLDRDGLLSRMLPFLK, encoded by the coding sequence ATGGCACTCAATCCTTCATTTGGCGGCAGGGAGTCGTACACGCGCACGGCCATTGCATTTCACTGGCTGATCGCGCTGCTGATCGTCTGCGGCTTCGCGCTCGGCTGGGTGATGACCGACATCCCCGGCTTCACGCCCACCAAGCTGCGCTACTTTTCCTGGCATAAATGGATCGGCGTGACCGTCTTCGCGCTCGCGATCCTGCGCATTCTGTGGCGCGCGACTCACACCGCCCCGCCGATGCCGCGCCGCATGCCCATGTGGCAGCGCGGCGCCGCGCATCTCGTGCATCTGCTGTTGTATGTGCTGATGGTCGCGATTCCCGCCTCGGGTTACCTGTATAGCTCGGCGGCCAATGTGCCGGTGGTCTACCTCGGGCTGATTCCGCTGCCGCGTCTGATCGCTCCGGACCCGCATCTCAAGGAATTGCTGAAAACCGTTCATATCACGCTGAATTACACGTTGCTCGTGCTGGTCGCGCTGCATGTGCTGGCGGCGCTCAAGCATCAATGGCTGGATCGCGACGGCCTGCTGTCGCGCATGCTCCCTTTCCTCAAGTAA
- a CDS encoding YceI family protein has translation MKVSFYRYMLAAFAAASLTAAGSALAQVDVAKSSVTATSKQMNVPVEGKFKKFTAQIKFDPAKPADGSAQLTIDVGSYDLGDESYNDQVRGKDWFDAKTFPNATFVSSAIAAAGGNQFKVTGKLTIKGKSQTVTVPVTVTQQGGTQTFDGSLPIRRLQFDIGTGEWKDTSVVADDVVIKFHIVSSK, from the coding sequence ATGAAGGTCTCGTTTTATCGCTATATGCTCGCCGCGTTCGCCGCGGCCTCGCTGACCGCAGCCGGCAGCGCGCTGGCTCAGGTCGATGTCGCGAAGAGTTCCGTGACGGCGACCTCGAAGCAGATGAACGTGCCGGTGGAAGGCAAGTTCAAGAAATTCACCGCGCAGATCAAGTTCGATCCGGCGAAGCCCGCCGACGGCAGCGCGCAGTTGACCATCGACGTGGGCAGCTACGATCTCGGCGACGAAAGCTACAACGACCAGGTGCGTGGCAAGGACTGGTTCGACGCGAAGACTTTCCCGAACGCGACGTTCGTGTCGAGTGCGATTGCGGCGGCGGGCGGCAACCAGTTCAAGGTGACGGGCAAGCTGACCATCAAGGGCAAATCGCAGACGGTGACCGTGCCGGTCACGGTGACGCAGCAGGGCGGCACGCAAACCTTCGACGGTTCATTGCCGATCAGGCGTTTGCAATTCGATATCGGTACGGGCGAGTGGAAAGACACGTCGGTGGTCGCCGACGATGTGGTGATCAAGTTTCATATCGTTTCAAGCAAGTGA
- a CDS encoding YceI family protein, which translates to MLIAVGALASSLSLGAFAADTYQLDPTHTYPSFEADHFGGLSVWRGKFTKSSGTVTLDRAAKTGSVDVTVDPASVDTGNAKLDEHLKTDAFFDVAKYPSVTYKGTDIKFDGDKPVEVIGNLTIRGVTKPVNLKIESFKCMQHPMLKREVCGVEASAQFNRADFGMDFGVKYGFSMETKLHIQTEGIKQ; encoded by the coding sequence CTGTTGATCGCGGTTGGCGCGCTGGCTTCTTCGTTGTCGCTCGGCGCGTTTGCCGCCGACACTTACCAGCTCGACCCGACCCACACGTATCCGAGTTTCGAGGCGGATCACTTCGGCGGCCTGTCGGTGTGGCGCGGCAAGTTCACGAAAAGCTCCGGCACGGTGACGCTCGACCGCGCAGCCAAAACCGGCTCCGTGGATGTGACCGTCGATCCCGCTTCGGTCGACACCGGCAATGCCAAACTCGATGAGCATCTGAAGACGGATGCGTTCTTCGACGTCGCCAAATATCCGTCTGTGACTTACAAGGGCACCGATATCAAGTTCGATGGCGACAAGCCGGTCGAAGTGATCGGCAATCTGACGATTCGCGGCGTGACGAAGCCGGTGAATCTGAAGATCGAATCGTTCAAGTGCATGCAGCATCCGATGCTCAAGCGTGAAGTGTGCGGCGTGGAAGCAAGCGCGCAATTCAATCGCGCCGATTTCGGTATGGATTTCGGTGTGAAATACGGTTTCAGCATGGAAACGAAGCTGCATATCCAGACTGAAGGAATCAAGCAGTAA